In the genome of Schistocerca piceifrons isolate TAMUIC-IGC-003096 chromosome X, iqSchPice1.1, whole genome shotgun sequence, one region contains:
- the LOC124723138 gene encoding peptidyl-prolyl cis-trans isomerase NIMA-interacting 1-like: MQMINGFIMKQEELPPGWGKRLSKKYGQYYYYNKYTNESQWNPPSRPAAPVPSSGPEEVECSHLLVKHNNSRRPSSWRKKNITRSKKHALRLIRLFIEFIVTGVASFAELAQKYSDCSSAKRGGYLGTFGRGVMQEPFEEAAFALRVSELSGPVYTESGIHIILRTA, from the coding sequence ATTCATTATGAAACAGGAAGAACTACCACCAGGATGGGGAAAACGTTTGAGCAAGAAATATGGACAGTATTACTACTACAATAAATATACTAATGAGAGCCAGTGGAATCCTCCAAGCAGACCTGCTGCCCCAGTACCAAGCAGTGGCCCAGAAGAAGTTGAATGCAGTCATTTGCTTGTGAAGCACAACAACTCAAGGAGGCCGTCTTCTTGGAGAAAGAAAAACATTACACGCTCCAAAAAGCATGCACTACGTCTCATCAGGTTATTTATTGAGTTTATAGTAACAGGAGTGGCATCATTTGCAGAACTGGCCCAAAAGTATTCAGACTGCAGTTCAGCAAAGAGGGGTGGATACTTGGGCACATTTGGTCGAGGTGTTATGCAGGAACCATTTGAAGAGGCTGCATTTGCTCTTAGAGTGAGCGAGCTTAGTGGACCAGTCTACACTGAATCAGGGATTCACATTATCTTACGTACGGCATAG